CTGTCTGCCACGAAGAGGCGATTTGCTGATGAGACCATCCCGCTTGCTGAGCTTCAAGGAAGCAGGGTTGGTATGATCGCTATCTTCAAGGCCGGACAGCCAGCACTCGCATTTCTGCCGATTGACTTTTCGCGTGGTCGATGGAACGCAGATGATGTTAAGGGTTTGCACCAAAGGGCGCGCAAAGTCATGTTTTCCAGTCTTTATCTTCTCGATTTTCAAATTGCGCAAATTCGCGGGAagcagaaggaagaggaacaTATCAAggctcaagaagatggacGAATTGGCCCAGCAACGGACAAGGAGAAATACGAGATTGgtcaacatcatcggcaCGAAAATGCCACGATTTTGAGTGCTTTCCAAAGGCCTGAAGGATCCGAGGTACGCTCCAGGACGAGGAATACGCTTCGGGATACGACATCAGACCTGCTGGAGATCGGACCGCAAGCTATAAATCTTGCAGCAGATTATATCCATGCTGTCAATTCCTGCCGATGGATGGGAAAGCCATCACCAGTACAGTGGGAGGAGCTGAATCGAAACCTTCACGATACTTTGGCAAGGTCCCGGCAGGCGAGGGAGGCATGCGTGATCAACACAACAAGGGGTGTTCTCGAGGCGCACGCAGAACTGTTCGACGAAAGTGGCCACCTCAAACCAATGGAGGGAACTGATCGACCATTTTTGCCCAGCATGGTAATAGCCATGGTTATCGAGGAACGAATTCTGAACATGGCCATTGCAACTGAGAAGCTACTAGAGTACATACTCCACCTCTCCGAAAAGCGAACAAGTCATCGCATATGGGTTCCTTCACGGTTACAATATGCCTTGGCCTGGATATTCCACGGACAAATTACCTTTCCAGGTTACGACATTTCAACAGAGGAGGATCCCGATCAAATGATGGACACTGAGACTTTCGATGAGCAAACGAAGGAAACGAAACGAAGACTAGATATCAGTCGAGGATATAAAGGCTCTTCCGCCCAAAGGAGTAAAATTGGACGTGTATTCATCTCGACGTACAACTGGTTGGTCAACCCTTCTGGTATGTATGCTTTGAGAATGGTTGTGGTTACGATCGCTACATCAATACCGGCAGTGCTCCCCAGTACAGCTGGCTTCTTCTACCGAGAGAAGGGTATCTGGGCTGTTATCAGTGCTCAAACAGTTATGCTCGTATATCTGGCTGATTTTATCTTTTCGCTCATCGCGCGTACGATCGGAACTATTGTCGGAGGAGCCATGGGTATGGTTGCTTGGTATATCGGTGCTGGGAGTGGTGTTGGCAATCCATACGGCATGGCAGCTTCAACTGGCGTCATGATCATTCCTATGCTCTGGTGGCGCCTCTATCTTCCCCCATCATTCGCATTTGCTACCATCATGGGCGGAGCTACCTtttgccttgttcttggcttcAGTTGGGATCACGATCATATTATCCAGTATGGTCTTCCCGGTAAAGGCTACGAAGCATTCTGGAAGCGAGTCGTCACAGTTTTGATTGGCTTCGTCGCTGCGTTTGTCGTGCAATTATTCCCAAGTCCACCATCTGGAACTACGCACGTCTGCAAGATTCTCGCAAACTCGGTGCGAAGTCTATCAGATCACTACGCTCTTCTGATTTCTCACTGGGGTCGGACGGACAGAAACCATGCCCTGGGTGCAGTCGCGGAGCATATCTCGATTGAAGTTGCAGAGATACTACTCGCCGTGAGTCCTTCTATCGCGTTGCTGAAAGGCGAATTGAGCTTCGGGCCATTCGATCAAAAGGTTCTTGCACAAACGAAGGAGCAGCTACAGTACATGAACCAAGCACTTGGCGGTCTTCTCAACCTCGCATCTACCCTACCAAAAGAGATGCAAGATCGCCTCATTCGCGTTGCGAACATCCTCGATGAACGATCCATCGGAGATGTCATGGCTGTTCTCGGCATCATTGAACAGGCTCTACGAACAGGATCGCCTCTTCCAGAACGACTGCCAGCACCACTTGTTCGACGCGCCATTGATTCATTTTATGCTTCAAAAAGTGAAGTGCTTTTAACAACCACGCTAGTCGCAGATGAAGACCATCGACGGTACTGCGTCGCCGTAACGCTGTATCTCAAATTCCTGGGAAGCATCGATGATTTGCTGATTGTACTCAAGACAGCGCTAGGAGAGAGGCATATCATTTATCAGTGGGACGATGTCAAGGATATTGCATGAGTCGTTCATCCTTCAGACCAATAACACTGTTCTCAGACCGAGCTCTATACTGCATGAATCAGATTGGGCCACTATTAGCCGAATATTGAGTAATGATCATTTATCGTATGAATGGAATGCAATCGTGATTTCAGCCTCAAGGTCGTCGTCCAATTATTATCGAGCCGTGCCGAGCTCCAGCTCCTTCAGGTTAAAATCTCACACGCGAGGTCGGTTGGTGGCGCATTGGGCTCCACAATGTGGTGAGACTATTGATGCGTTAAGCGTTGGTCGGAAATAAGTAGAGGGACTAAAACGCCGTCAGCAATTGTGCAGCGTTTGATGTCACTCTACCTTGGTCGTAAGAAATGATATCGTGACGGCAAGCTCATGATGGGATGAACCGCACGACGACAGGCAACCATGAGCCCCGTATAGTATTTTACTTGACCGTTTGTTCTTTGCGTTCTCTGAACTCGTTATCcttcattcttcatcaatctcaatATGGCCGCTCTTGATACCCTACCTATCGAACTTGTCACAAATGTCGCCAGCTATCTGTCACCTCAAGATGTCAAAACCTTGAGCCGCACGAACTGGTTCATGCGCCATGCTGTTGTTGGGGTCCTGTTCCGAACCCTCTACATTCCTTGCCCGCTGGCATCCACGCGTGCTCTAGAGGAGCTCATCCACAAGTACCAAAACTTCATCTCTAGATTTCACTTGCATGTGTACTTCCAACCCAACATGGAGGAAAAACCCCACGACGGTCCTATGCCCAGCGTATGGGGGGCAGCCTCAACTGACACACTCAAGAGAATCGTGCGAGGCGATATCCTCAGCAATGTCAGTTCTTTCGTTGTTGAGTTTAATGCGAGAAATTTTGAGCATGATGGCTGGTGGGGAGAAACCGCATCTTGGTCAGATCCAAATATGCTTGGCAGTATTGTTGACAATGAGGAGAACTGGGATCAGACACTGCAACAAGAACGCGAGATTATATGGCGTGCGCAATACAATGATGTCATGCAGACCATTTCAACAAACCAAAACATCACAAACCTCAAGATATCAAACCTCATTCCCAGGAACGCTTCCGCATGGGAAACGCCGGAATGGGAGTCCTTTCTCGGAAGGCTGCAGGTTTTGGAGATTGGTGTCTTTGGCGGCGATGACGGCGATTGTTGGCACACGAAGCCCGAATTTGCAGAGTTTATCGGGAATTTGCCGCACTTCGTCATGAGGCATGCGCGAAACGTTCGGCATCTTACTCTCGAAGCCAGCCCTGACGGTCTATTTGGAGGGGCATCTACCAACTACTGCATCCCTCTGCCCTTGAAGGAAGACCACTTCCTATTCCTCCACTCACTCacgctcaagaacatcatgatCGGACCTGAACTGGTAGAGTTTCTCACCAGCCGAGTCGATAGctttgaggagcttgagctATATGACTGTATGTGTGACGGGCCTGATTGGGAATACGGATCTGATAGAGAACTAGACCCCGTGACTTGGGCTGGTCTCTGGAAAGCCATTCGGGAGAGCAATATACGACTTTTCAAGTTGTCTGTCGTGCAAAGCAGAACACCTCCGCTTATGTGGCGGGAGGGTGATAGAAAGGAGTTTGAGACCATTGAGGATTCTGTGGAAGCTGCGAGGATTCGAAAGATGCTTGAGGAGGATAGCCATCTGGTGCTGTGGAGATATGCTAGGGTTGATTATAAGTATGGTTGGGTTGTAGACTTGTCGGATGATAATGTTAAGTATTTTGAGGCGGGTGAGGATCAGCGGGAGTATGTGAAGCTTCTGAAGGTGTTGGAGGAGAGGAACAGACAGCGAGGGTGATGGAGCACCAGGTTGAGAAGCAAGGTGTCTAACAGCTTATCCAATTGAGTATTGGGACTTGACATGCCGAGGCAAACCATTGCATATATATCTATCCGACAATCATGTTAAATTGTGTTTGCATATCTCGACCAGAACTTTGTCTCCGTTCTTTCCCAAAATCTTGACAGATTCTAAATCCTTGACAATCCAGTCTGGCCCAGCGGACTTGACTTGTTCGTATGTATGACTCGTCACTAAGCCCAGAACCTTAAAACCTACAACTTTGCCGGCCCTAATGCCAGCAAGCCTTTCCTCAATGACCAGCATAGTCTTtccatcatggccatcgGACCCCAGGCTCTTGTGTCCAAGAAAGTAACATGTCGGATCAGGCTTGCCGACCTTGACGGACTCGGCGGTAGcaagatggccaagattTACTGGAATAGCAGCTTCGATTCGCTTGACAACTAGTGAGTGTTAGCTAAGCAAATATCGGCAGCGCCATTTGCGTCCTACAATCCCAGTTAGCATACGCAGGTGCCAACAATTCAAGAACATCCAGGCTACGTCGTCCATGAGATGTCTCAAGGATGACCTCGGGATCTACGCCGATTTCTTTGCAGACACTGCAGAAGTCTCATCAGTACTTCATCCTCCAGAGTTGAGATATTGAGAACCTACTCCTGCCAGTGGTTCTCAACTGCAGTCGTTGAATCAGTAATGGTGCCATTAAGATCGACAAGGAACTCAGAAAGACTGTGCTTTTGGATTAGTGACTCGGTATCAGACATTGGGTCGAAGAAGAAAGCGTGTTTTGTGTGAGTTGAGTCTTGATCAAGTTATTTGAAGTTAGTTAAAATTCATTATCACTTTTTGGAATGATTCGTACCTCCTCAAGTCTTCAATATAATTTGACGACACGAAGTGCAGGGTAGGAGCACGAAACGGAGCACAAACCGATTTGACAGTACTTGAGAGGCACCTTGGCGGGTTCTTTGTATCCTTTACATGCAGCATACACTTGATTATAGGATCCGCCAGCCACGAAATACCACTGTAGACGGGCTTTAAATTCCAACGGCAATTTACAGGATTACTATGAGGAACTTATAAGTCGAACCAAGGGTCAGCAAGCCTGATTAGGATTGGTATCAAAAGGCTCTACCGTCGCATTGTTTGACGGTTTTCGGGCTGACAAACCAACCAATGATTAGGATATCAACATGGAAGCAGGAACCAGTTAGACCGCCGATTACCAGTAGGTACACAGTTTAAAAATGCGGCCGTTGTCTCTAGACTGAGTTTGGGGCGCGGGTTCTGGACCTGTGGTAGCATGAGACCTGAGACACGCGTTTCTCGATTGGGTTAAGTTTAGTGGGAAATGTTAGTGTGCTTTTCACGGGAGCGGGACGATAGCTCCCGCGCCACGAAGCAGCAGCTATTGAAGGGAGTGTAAGCCCTTAGCAGTCACTTGCGGCAGTTAGCGGAGGCCACAATTCAAGTTGGGCCGTTTTCATCGTCAAACCTTCGTGGACCTTGTCAAAGCCCTGGTGTGATAGGCTTGGGCATTACAGCAAATCCAACATTCCTTATACACGATGTCTGATAATCATTGCCCAAGCCGGTCGTGGCATATTGACGGTGAACAGCCAGAGTGGCAAAGACAAGCAGCATCTTCCAACCCCTCTCTGTCTCGGTTATTTTGCCTTTGACTGGCCGAAAATCTAGTTTGAGAGATATGGTGGCTGGCTGCAAAGCAAGAGGCGGTCGAGAACCGTTCGACGTTTCGATGATCCCATTAGGTAGACCAGTCGAGATCCTCTCCGCACAACGCCATGTCTTACCTTGGGAAGATACTCACCGACGAACCGAAAATGGCATTGCTATTGCAACTGACTGCTCTGAACTCAACTTGGAGCAGATGCAGAAAGCTGTCTCAGGTATTTGGACAAACTATATAACAACGAACTGATTGCCCTGTTAATTTTTCCATAAGATTCATCACTAAACCTCTTTCTCATTCTCCACCCATTTTTCAATATTACATCTGATCTTCTCTCCAAAGCCATGGCTACGGCTCAAGTCAACAACTTCATTGGGATGCAATACGCCCGTGAAGGCAACGAGTATGAAAAAGAGGACTACAACTTCTTCAATCAGCAGTACGCAACCTCATCCTACATAGATGTAGCAGATCATAACCTAGATCCTGCTCTCATTCTCAAACCAAAGGATGACAATGATGTCAAGAGCGCCATCAACTATGCCGTTGAACACAAAGTCGGCATTGCTATCAAGAGTGGCGGTCACCAGTACAGCGGcgcttgttcttgttcaGGCAACAATGTGCAGCTTGATGTGAGCAACGCGTACAAGGACTTGAAAATCATCAGCAATCCAACTATTCCCGTTCCTGATGATAGAGTACTGGTATTTGCTGGTGTCGGCAATCAGCTACAGGACTTTCTGGCTTACCTCGCCAGTCATGGGCTCTTTGCTCCCACGGGTCAATGCGCCTATGTGTGCCTTGGTGGCCACGGACAGACCGGAGGTTATGGCCAACTTGGACGCAGCtttggccttcttggtgaTTACATCACCGAGATTCGCATGATCGACCACAGCGGCAAagtccagatcatcaacaaagataAGAATGCTGAGCTGTTTTATGCCATCCGCGGTGGCAGTCCTGGCAACTTTGGTGTTATTACGCACTATACCATCATGGTATTCAAAGCCAAGAGCTACATGGGCATCGAAAACACGATCAAGACCCCCAAAGGCCCAGTCAAGTTCCAGGGACCTCGCGGAGTCAAGGCCTTCTGGCTTTACAATGAGAACACTCTTAAGTCTCTTTTGGGATTTGTTGCAGCCATGTCTGATGCAGGCAACGCGCCCCGGGGTCGCGATCTTTGCGTCAACGTCCTTAGCACGGACTTTGATATCACCAAGCTTTTTCCTTCGTTCAAGAACGATGAAGTATGGAAAGGCCTTCAAGACACAGTCTTTCGATTCTTCCCTGACAACATCCGTGCGCTACTGGCTGGTAAACTGCCCCCTGTCATCGTCCTCTACGCACAATGGTGCCCGGTTGGGGATCAACAGAAGTATGACGAAAGCACAGATGCGTGGTTCCAGCAATTTCGGAATCTGGACAATTTCAAGCATGGATGTGTTCACTTCGATGAGTTTCCTGCAGACATGGCCAACATGACAGGTCACTGGGTATTCCCCCAACGTCGAGAGTTCCCTCGTCCATATGTCAAGCGAACGTATGCCACCAACTCAAAGACTCTGGGTAAAGATGGCTGGGTCAACACGCTGGTTGGAAGACTTGGCAAGATCTGCGATCCATACGAGAAGCTGGACGATGCGAACGAGAGACCGGTACCGAATCCCCTCTACGATAACTGTAAGCTCTCTGCCCAGATCCAGTGCTTCGGCGGAGAGAATTCGATGTTCTACAAGAATGGGGACGGTAGTTCTGCATATAGTTGGAGAGATTCAACCGTTCTCCAAACTGTGGACTGTTGGTATCTGAACATAAACGACCCAAATCATAAAATGTCGCAAAATCTCGCGAATCAATGGCAGAACGAGAACGACGGCGTGATGATTGGTGCCAAGAGCTGTTTCAGTAAGACTGACAGACGCGTTCTTTGGGGTTCCTGGGGCTCCTGGGTTATGGCTAGCCCTGACGTCTGGAAGACTTATTATGAAGATGAGGCCAAGTACCAGAGGCTGGGCAAGGCCAGGGCGGCAGCTGATCCAAATGGTACCTTTACCGCGAATCCATTTGCTGTTGCACGCCAAAGTTAGGCAACATTCAGCTAGGCTTTACTGTACTAAGAGAACCTCTTTCAGTGCAACCGATATCTTAATGCCATCGTCTTCATAGCCTTTGTCACACATAGAAACGTACGTTCTGGTAAGACCGGACCACTAGAAGTAGCATTAAGCCAAGAACGCTTGCTACGTTTGTAGAAGTCTCATGTGCCACAGATACGTGTCTTCCCAAGTCACGAGCGGAGACTAACAGACTTGGGGGCTATGTCAAGCCCTCATGCTTGGTACGAAAATGTTGCGCCAATGGCTGAGCTTTATCAGCAAGCGTAAGGCTCAACTTGACAGCACATCACTCGGTGCGCCTGCAGCTCTGATAGAGGCCCCCAAAGGAGGCCATGAAGCCGTGGTCGAAGTCTTGCTTGAAGAAGGCGCCACCATCGAGACTATGGATGATTCAGGGGATACAGCACTGGTGCATTTTGTGAGATGTAATCACGAAGCGGTAGTggcgcttcttctccagatAGGGGCCAATGCTGAGGCAGAAGATAAACATGGTGTGGCATGCTTGATGATAGCCGTAAAGAACTGCAAAAAGGCTATCATGGATCTACTCACACAGCACGGGGCCAAGAAAAGCTGGTCATACTACCGTGCTCGTATTTTTTAGCCTACCAACATCATTTTCAATCGCTTATCTACTGTACGGTATGCGCGTTAGGGTTAGTAATGTTAAGGcataatttatatataaggcgAAGAGAGCATGGTTATCTAGACATAGGGAAATTTCattttataaggtaaagaagTTATAAAATCTCATTTGGTGGAAATTTCAACAGATATCTCCGTTTCCTGCTTGAGAGCCCTGGACGTAAACAAGGCCAGGGTGCGATCGTTAGGCTTGTACTGCAACAGGCTGCCATTCGGTAGAACTCGAGCCTCATACCCGTTCGGAAACGTAGAAATAGGTAGAATGATCTCAGTCGGTGCATCGATGTTAGGATCGCTTGTGAAGTTCAGCTTGAAGATACCCGAAGTTGCATCAAAGCCAAATGAAGTAGGCGTCCCTGCGATTGCCGCCGGGTACGCACGGCTGTAGTGCTTCTCTAGCTCTGAGTATGGCTTGCCCGATGTTCCATTATACAGATTCTCATATGCCCATCCGATCCAGGATACCATGCTTGCATCAGTCGCTGCCACCGCTTCCGCTACCCCAGCCATCTGCTTATCATCACCCATCCAGAACGTCAACTCCGTAAGAACACCGGCGGTCTTGAGTCGAACATTGTCTTTGTGTCGGTTGTAAAGTGTATCTTTTAATGGGCCCAGTTGCGGGGGATTATAGTAGTGAAATGAGTGTACCGTCTTGGATCCGTCGCCGAGAGGTACGTTGTTGAAGCCTGAGAGAATATCGAAGGTAGTGCCCTCGAACCAGATAAGCGTATCATTGTCAACCGTGCGTATCTGTTTAGATGCTCGGTTCCAAAGACCCTCCAAGGCTTTACGGTCGGCAACTCCTGGCACAAGCAGTGTCGGGTCGGCGTATGTGTCGCCAGCCCAGGGCTCGTTGAGTAGATTGTACCCCACGATATTAGTAGTGTCAACATACTCCGAGGCTAGTTTCTTCCAGTACGCAGCGAATGCGTCTCCCAGACCGTCGAAGTTATTGTAAAGTCTTCCAAACGCATTTCCAACAGCTACAGATAAGTAGCTCAGTGACCAGTCTATAGTATTGCATTGGGATTGGGGCGAAGGAAAGCCGTTTGTGTCAGTGGTGAatggcttcagcttctgagGAAACGGGAATCTTCTGAATCCTGTAACCCAGTTCTTCTTGACAAACCACTGACTTAATGTTAGTTAGTGCAAGATATAAAGGGTTCATTGCTTACTCACATCAGGTACACCATGTCCGCAAAGCTGTTTAGCCAATACATCTTGGTGCACGTCCACCAGCACATAGATACCGTGTTCTTCTGCCAGCTTtgtctgcttcttcatgatATCCAGGAACGTTTGATTGTACTCGCCGCGAACTGG
Above is a window of Fusarium oxysporum Fo47 chromosome XII, complete sequence DNA encoding:
- a CDS encoding ankyrin repeat-containing domain protein, with protein sequence MLRQWLSFISKRKAQLDSTSLGAPAALIEAPKGGHEAVVEVLLEEGATIETMDDSGDTALVHFVRCNHEAVVALLLQIGANAEAEDKHGVACLMIAVKNCKKAIMDLLTQHGAKKSWSYYRARIF
- a CDS encoding putative cellulase, which codes for MLSESVAVWLLALSCTEIPRVLAQDPEGWYETHPNMARIKHVNQDTHQIVDEYGRTRFFHGTNVVMKEAPWYRPFEWTPGVSSFGERDVQNMHDLGLNIVRLGHSWAGAEPVRGEYNQTFLDIMKKQTKLAEEHGIYVLVDVHQDVLAKQLCGHGVPDWFVKKNWVTGFRRFPFPQKLKPFTTDTNGFPSPQSQCNTIDWSLSYLSVAVGNAFGRLYNNFDGLGDAFAAYWKKLASEYVDTTNIVGYNLLNEPWAGDTYADPTLLVPGVADRKALEGLWNRASKQIRTVDNDTLIWFEGTTFDILSGFNNVPLGDGSKTVHSFHYYNPPQLGPLKDTLYNRHKDNVRLKTAGVLTELTFWMGDDKQMAGVAEAVAATDASMVSWIGWAYENLYNGTSGKPYSELEKHYSRAYPAAIAGTPTSFGFDATSGIFKLNFTSDPNIDAPTEIILPISTFPNGYEARVLPNGSLLQYKPNDRTLALFTSRALKQETEISVEISTK
- a CDS encoding uncharacterized protein (of unknown function-domain containing protein), whose protein sequence is MPSSDEASAHQNESAQARPKRKLPPWLDHFNARDMKIFLRCWIAIWVMMLLIFIHPSLVEIGQATFLGAILLFAVPPASILFIYLLAAFSLLLGMCLAWCWGLLTMKAALATRSDAETQAKLQALQQQAEEIAKTTGQAPAWEAQVLIHNGFMLDASVTAVYFSMGCLFIYVLARLRCANPKLVLMQIFGTIVIDIFILFGPTLPKFQGDLAAIIVKPGAIGIGLGLACCLLLFPQSTSYMVLDQIEKLVRMSNSALSATKRRFADETIPLAELQGSRVGMIAIFKAGQPALAFLPIDFSRGRWNADDVKGLHQRARKVMFSSLYLLDFQIAQIRGKQKEEEHIKAQEDGRIGPATDKEKYEIGQHHRHENATILSAFQRPEGSEVRSRTRNTLRDTTSDLLEIGPQAINLAADYIHAVNSCRWMGKPSPVQWEELNRNLHDTLARSRQAREACVINTTRGVLEAHAELFDESGHLKPMEGTDRPFLPSMVIAMVIEERILNMAIATEKLLEYILHLSEKRTSHRIWVPSRLQYALAWIFHGQITFPGYDISTEEDPDQMMDTETFDEQTKETKRRLDISRGYKGSSAQRSKIGRVFISTYNWLVNPSGMYALRMVVVTIATSIPAVLPSTAGFFYREKGIWAVISAQTVMLVYLADFIFSLIARTIGTIVGGAMGMVAWYIGAGSGVGNPYGMAASTGVMIIPMLWWRLYLPPSFAFATIMGGATFCLVLGFSWDHDHIIQYGLPGKGYEAFWKRVVTVLIGFVAAFVVQLFPSPPSGTTHVCKILANSVRSLSDHYALLISHWGRTDRNHALGAVAEHISIEVAEILLAVSPSIALLKGELSFGPFDQKVLAQTKEQLQYMNQALGGLLNLASTLPKEMQDRLIRVANILDERSIGDVMAVLGIIEQALRTGSPLPERLPAPLVRRAIDSFYASKSEVLLTTTLVADEDHRRYCVAVTLYLKFLGSIDDLLIVLKTALGERHIIYQWDDVKDIA
- a CDS encoding HAD-like domain-containing protein, giving the protein MSDTESLIQKHSLSEFLVDLNGTITDSTTAVENHWQDVCKEIGVDPEVILETSHGRRSLDVLELLAPAYANWDFVKRIEAAIPVNLGHLATAESVKVGKPDPTCYFLGHKSLGSDGHDGKTMLVIEERLAGIRAGKVVGFKVLGLVTSHTYEQVKSAGPDWIVKDLESVKILGKNGDKVLVEICKHNLT